TGGCAAGTCTAGTAAATAAGAATGATAGTGGACTGGCTTGGTAGCATAATGCTTTTTTCATGCTTAAAGCGCTTCAGATTGTAAGGGGGCAACATGCCTCATACACTACCGATGTGTAGCACTTGTGAGTAAGGCTTCTGTATGGGGTATGGTCTCCTGTCTGCTTCTGTTACTAAGTACCAATCGACCAATATGCTACTAAAACCAATCTACTGCTAATGCTATCCGCTATTAGCACCTGCCTACCTTTTCCCTTGAGATCGAACACATTCTTTTAGCTCTCTTTTGCTAGCTAACTCACAGGAGGATACCTGTCACCCACAGCCCGTTGGACATGGATAGAATAGGTGCACTAAACACCCAATGCTTCACAGTAAAAACAGTACTGTTGATTCTCCACCTCAACAATGACCTCTGAGTTCTCCAAACGTTGGATTGTACTGAAACAAAAAAGTTATGTTGGACAAATAACAAGTCAACTCAAGGTTCTACCTTCAGACCCTGCtgtgctcccccccccccagcctacATCGCCTACTGTCCGCCTGAACAATGGACTTAAGATGCCAACAAAAGCTAAACAGAAAATGTATGACTTTCTGCCCAGAGGACATTGCGACCTTGTCTTGCACTGCGCTGTGACTGTATACTCGTGACCTtagtactgtattttatactCTAGAGGTGCTTACCTTCCAGGTCCGGAGAGCACTAATAAGCAATTAGTGTCTTGTCAGAATGTCACAGGGCTGGAACCGGGTTCGAGGTACACATTGACTCTTGGGGCAATCCTGAAAAAAGACCAATGTTCATATTTTCTTTTTGTGGGGGTGTCAAGATTTGTTCTAGCAGTGCCCAGAGACTCCTGTAACCCTGGAATTGAATGGTAGTTGGCTGGGTATGTCCACTAGCCTAGCGCTAGCTATAGCTGCAGTCTGTGTACTGACAAGATGCAACAGACAATCCAAACAGATGGTTGTCTTTTCTGTTTCCTGGGGCATTATCAACACTCTCGCTATATTAGGTAAAGGTACAACTGACGCATGGTCAAGTCAAATGTGATGTTTTAAAATGTCAATATTTCGGGGTCTCGTTCCATTTATGCAGTTTTTTTGATTGTCGGGTTGATGATTTTCACCCTCCATTACAAACAAAATGCGGTGGGAAAGAACGCTGGGATTGTATTGCAAATTGTAACGTTAAGCCTGTTTAGACAAAAGTTGCTTTAGACAGGAAGTGATGGATAATTATATAGCCTAACCACCACCAGTATTACTAACCATTAAACCTGGTCTGTTAACACTAACCCAGCTCACTAACTAAACACTAACACTACTGCTGCTGCATTGCACCTTACAGCGTACAGTAGGAGCAATGCCCCTGTCTTGGCTAGCAACACTCCAACCACCTTTCCTTATTATCATGAATGTTATAGTGGTTGCATTACTTTGAATCATGTACTCACAATGTAATGCCATACCATATGGGGAGGAGAAAATGTACTCAGCAATGCACCTGCAGTATACAGGAAACAGTATGTATTTCTTAGAGCTAACTAACTCAAGGTCTTAAACTCAACGGAAGCTTCAACCCTATTATAGCAGCCACAGCATTTGGCGACAGATCAATGCTGGTGTGGCGTTGTAAAAGTAAAGCTGTCGAGTGGaacaaaatgaggaaagaaaAGAGAAGTCAACAGAATCATTTAAAGCAGAAACGTCTTCTTGTTTGCTCCACAGTGTTATAATGGGTTGAATGTACCAGTTCCAAGCGGAGTTTTATTTTCCTCTCAGGGTCAATCAAGTGTTACTGAGTGAAGAAAAAGGGTATGATGTCTTGTGGAGGCTTACTGTCAGTCTGTCATAGCAATGTTCACtcctggtcctggagggccgCAGTTTGTGCAGGCTTTTCCCCCTAACAAAAGCCTGCACTCCCTGTAGCTCTTCGGGGCAAGAAGATAAGGACACTGTATCATAGTAATGGTAACAGAAAAGGTTCTGATATATTCTAAGAGGGAACAATGCCAAAATGGAACCATTTGACTGTCCTTTGATGGCTCCTTGGCTTTCTATGTACTGTCATGTTTTACAGATTGCActttgaaaaaaaaatgtttctgcCTCCTCATTTCTTGCGTATTTATACATGGATATTTACTTACTATTACATGTGTATTTATTCCAttcttgtgtgtgtctgtgagcattGATTCATGATAACAACACTTATCTGCTATGGTGCCTATATGTGATTGTATtattgatatactgtatcttTAGAATGAAAATCATATTTGGTTTTTATTTAGCTATCTACTCAACCTTTGTCATTCAGATGAGCATATTATTAGTTTTATTAGCTTATTAGTTAGCCTTTGGCACCATAGGTTTGCCATTGTAGCAAGCCATGTTAACTCTCTCTCATTGAACTAAGAACCATTCTTGTTGTGGCATTCTGTATCATTGACTAACTTGTCTGCTCTGTGCAATTAAAGCATTGGAATTTAAAATTGACTCTTTGTGGCTGGTATTGTTATATTACGGTGGTAGGCCTATAAAATGTATACTAAATGTTAATTAATTGATTCACGTCAATTGCCTGGTGGAATTATTAATGCAGCTGCACACAAGTCAGTCCGATTTTAATTTACCCGCACCGACGATCCCCGAGCCTTCCACCAATTGGCGCTAATGAACCGGCCAACCGCATCTACctttttatatattatattatttcgACCCGCGTTAGCCAGCAGAGACAATAGTATTCGAGAACCAGTTGTTATGTTATCCTttatatataaaatatgtttCCTACTCCTCACACAGAccgcgtggcctaatggataaggcgtctgacttcgaatcagaagattgagggttcgagtcccttcgtggtcgctGCTTTTTTTATCATTGAGATATTTGCACGAATcgattcttattattattatcgaTTAGTATTATAAAGAGAGCAATGTCTTATGTCTTCTTTGATAAACAACACTAACGAATATGCAACTAGCTACGTTCGTTTGAATGCGAAAGTGTCAGGAATTGACACTGGCCTGATTCAGCCTAATAGGTAAACAAGTTAAATGTTCTTAGTTCTCATACTGTACACGGCCGCACAGCATTTATAGTTTATCTTGCATTTGTGCTAGCTAGCGAGTGCACTCCCATATGCCTTCAACCAATGGGCGTTCCTAGTTAGTTTTATATTTAGAATTTGGCTACTTTTTGTCAGatagcagagtggcgcagcggaagcgtgctgggcccataacccagaggtcgatggatcgaaaccatcctctgctagtTTTTTCGTCCCCGTCACCACTCGCATTTTCACGTAGAATCGACATCGTGGATCTCTTTCTCATTCTTTGAAACGCTTTTATTTTTAATTAATGCAAAAATACTGCCACAACAATCACCTCAAATCAGCATGTCTCCAAAAACTCAACAAGTGGAAATACTTTCAAACAAATTGAGTGTTCAATTTATTGGTTAACCAAGAAAATAGACAACGAATGAATGTTTCCGACCCTCAGTCGAAATACACTTGTCTGGTGTGCTTGACTGCTGAATGGAGCTTCTTCTGTTTCAGTCTCTCCTTATTCCTCTTCTCTAACCTGAGCAAACCACATACAAAAATGTATTTACTTTAGTAATCATTCAGTTACGCCATCTGACATGGACATTAAAGTATACACACCACAACAATTAAATAAATATAGCTAGATGAAGAAAAAAATGTACTGCTGTATTTGGTTATCGATTCTGGGTTGAACCATCATTATAAACTAGGTGTGAACGTCAGCCACACATGAGCCATTCTCTACCTGGATGCTCTGAGGGCTATGTCCTCTGCTGAAGGCTCATGGGGCTTTTCAGTGGCCTTGGCTATGATGTCAGAGATCTTCTGAATGCAGTCCCCCATGTTTCTCTGCTGgctcctgctctgctctgacgTCACCAGCAACTCCCCTGCCTTGTTGATACGGTTTTTATTCTGCAATGGAAGAGAGTAAAATCATATTGCATTCAATATTCTACTTGGAATGCCACGGAGGATATTGCTCAGGGAAGATAGAGGGGCACAAAACCAATCTACATTTTGACCGCTTTGGGGTAGTTAACGTACATTTAAGATGATCTTTTGTCGAACGTCTTCTGGGATCCAATCTGCTGTATAGACGTGGAAGCGGACCTCTGCTTTTGTGCTGActatgaagacagacagacagtaaatcaCAATAACATTTCAACAGGCTCTCATACAGACTGCACAAAATCTATTCAGTGCACTCCAAGTTGCATTAGAGGGTATTGTGATGTACCAGGCTGGTCGCAGACTAGAcgaaaatccgggacactcaaattagtaggATATGTTACGTTTTGTATGGCTACATAAGATAGCCATACAAACTTATTAGGCAAAAAAACAAATgtagctcccgagtggtgcaggcactgcatctcagtgctagaggcgtcactacagatcctggttcaattccaggctgtatcacaaacggcTGTGATTGGCAGTctcatagggtggcacacaattggccatcattgtaaataacaatttgttcttaacggacttgcttagttaaattgGAAAGGCGGCTGGCTGTATTAAACCCAAAGGTTGTTCTAATCTCATCACGTCAACTTTAGCAAATACTATGCAACTAACTATttggcatgttagctaacccaagAGGTTCCCAAACTAGTGGTCTCAACCACATGTGTTGTTGCCTGATATGAAAGTGGTTTTGCAGGAGAATTTCCAAAATCCttaaaaatgtaaatgaaatTATTAAAATCTAAAAGATCAAATTCAACCAGAGCGCGCCCTTAGAAAAGGCCGCACATTCCCACCATGAATGGCTAGGCCCACTACGCTATGCAACCATACCCTATTGCAGAGACTTTGATATTTCCGGCCGCaattgatgtgtgtgtggggagacAGAGGCACAAAAACTCTCATGAatcaatacctttgtcagatAACATAGTTAAATGAAGAATTTATGCTACTGCTAGCGATCAAGAGGAAACTGAATGAACGACTCAAACTCTACAGTTTATTCTCTCCAAATGGACTTTAGCTGAGAGGTCCGAGGTGCCAATGTATTGATTTTTGTTCGCTATACATGTCGGGGGATACTATTCACGAggacatattgttctgtctcacGATTCCTGAGCATGAAAGGCCACTGGGGATtttcagtgtgctgcgtggctatattGACAAAAAAACTCCATGGGATCAAAGGGTGGGCTTTTGCACAGATGGGGCTCCATCTATGGCGGGACGGTAGGCATGATTAGccgatgttaatgcgagtgtagcgaaatgcttttgcttctagttccgactgtgcagtaatatctaacaagtaattgaTCAACTTCACaatgactaccttatacacaccaTGTAAGGGGATGAAATGAGAATATGTACGTATAAATATGTGGATGTGCGATGGTCATTCAgcacaggcaagatgcagtagatggtttaaaatacagtatatacagttgaagtcggaagtttacatacaccttagccaaatccatttaaactctgtttttcacaattcctgacatttaatcctagtgaaaaatccctgtcttaggtcagttaggatcaccactttattttaagaatgtgaaatgtcagaataatagtggagagaatgatttatttcagcttttatttctttcatcacattcccagtgggtcagaagttcacatacactcaattagtatttggtaggactgcctttaaattgtttaacttgggtcaaacatttaggtagccttccacaagcttcccacaataagttgggtgaattttggcccattccttctgacagagctggtgtaactgagtcaggtttctaggcctccttgctcgcacacactttttcagttcaaatcaaatcaaatttatttatatagcccttcgtacatcagctgatatctcagtgctgtacagaaacccagcctaaaaccccaaacagcaagcaatggagGTGTTGAagcagttctgcccacaaatttgggtgcacctcagccaagctcaaggtcctaatcgatatcataaccgccatcgataagaaacaatactgtgaaGCTGTAtttattgacctggccaaggctttcgactctgtcaatcaccacatcctcttcggcagactcgatagccttggtttctcaaatgattgcctcgtctggttcaccaactacttctcagatagagttcagtcaaatcggagggcctattTTCCGGGcccctggcagtctctatgggggtgccacagggttcaattcttggaccgactctcttctctgtatcaatgatgtcactcttgctgctggtgagtctctgatccacctctacacagacaaaccattctgtatacttctggcccttctttgggcactgtgttaacaaccctccagacgagcttcaatgccacacaactctccttccatggcctccaattgctcttaaatgcatgctcttcaaccgatccctgcctgcacctgcccacccatcccacatcactactctggacggttctgacttagaatatgtggacaactacaaatacctaggtgtctggttagactgcaaactctccttccagactcacgtcaaacatctccaatccaaagttaaatctagaattggcttcctatttcgcaaacaaagcatccttcactcatgctgccaaactgaCCGTCCTACCGAtcttcgacttcggcgatgtcatttacaaaatagcctccaataccctactcaataaattggatgcagtctatcacagtgccatccgttttgtcaccaaagcctcatatactacccactactgcgacctgtacgctcttgttggctggccctcgcttcatactcgtcgccaaacccactggctccaggtcatctacaagaccctgttaggtaaagtcccgccttatctcagctcgctggtcaccatagcagcacccacctgtagcacacgctccagcaggtatatctctttgGTCACCctcaaaaccaattcttcctttggccacctctccttccagttctctgctgccaatgactggaacgaacaacaaaaatctctgaaactggaaacacttatctccctcactagctttaagcaccagctgtcagagcagctcaccgactactgcacctgtacatagcccatctataatttagcccaaacaactacctctccccctactgtatttatttattttgctcatttgcaccccattatttctatctctaccttgcacattcttccactgcaaatctaccattccagtgttttacttgctatattgtatttacttcgccaccattgcCTTTttcttttgcctttacctcccttatctcacctcatttgctcacattgtatatagacttattattcttctgtattattgactgtatgtttgttttactccatgtgtaactctgtgttgtcgtatatgtcgaactgctttgcttgatcttggacaggtcgcaattgtaaatgagaacttgttctcaacctgcctacctggttaaataaaaataaacagtcatctttgtgtatgtaaacttccaacttcaactgtacatatgagatgagtaatgtaggatatgtaaacattattaaagtcacTAGTTATACCTTCATTAaatcaatttattaaagtggccaatgattcaTCAATCTATCATGTGACCGAATACATTCACGGGTCACTACGGAGGGGTTTTAGTTCCTGACTCAAAGGGAATACCCTGTCGTCTGCCTCTGAGCATTAATGCagagttcaaaacaactgggaaatctctgacttccgacttcaatgcattcaagacaactgtgaactcagaaaaaaagagctcagactgggaaaaatCATTCttaacggtcatccaactcggaattccaaatcGGGAactcatgatttgacctcgtgtTTTTTTAACTTCCAAGTTCTCTTAAAAGCACCATAAAACTCATGGTACCCTTCGCCAGCTTATATCTGTGTGAAGCTGGATTCAGTGCTCTAgtctgcattaaaaccaaatattcatccaggttggatgtgactGCAGAGATGAGGTGCGCAATGCCGGCCACGCCTCCTGACCTTGAGAAGCTCCAAGGCGACATGCATTAAGCACACCCATCTTATTAGTGGTGGTAAGATATGATACATGTCAGACTAATTTACAATTGACCGTCATAGCCCCACATTAAAAgtatgtgatggtgagttgagaagaTAATCtgaaatactgttagaatgtctttcaattgactgtcatagcccaAAATATAAATGAGTTAACACTGGCTATTAATTACATACTTTTTTTCACATGGTTGGGTCGGGAGAATGTTAAGATATCAAAATGAGATTGTGGGCCAaacaagtttgggaacccctgccctaaccctttaacctaatcTTAACCTAGCTAATATAAGCCACCTACCTAACGTTAACAACAACACATTTGAATTCTTAACTTATAATACTTAATGCAGTCATACCATACGTAACATATaataatttgagtgtcccggattttcgTTAACTATGTTACTTCTACCCCGAGTCCAGGTTGCAGGCACAGGTATGTGAATAGTAATAATGATACCTTTGTTAACATGTTGACCACCTGGACCACTGCTTCGGCTGTAGGATACTGTGAGACGGTCTATAAGACAGACAGCATACAATACAACATATCTATGTACATGCATATGGGTGAAAAGGTAAATAACCATTACATTTCTCTAATGTAGAGTTTGGTATTTATACTTACCGACTGGAATGTTCACATGTCCATCCTGCATCAGATATAGACATGCATTTGAAATCGAATCGATCAGTCACTGCATACCAACTACTCAACATCACTCCAAGCacttacacaacacaacacactgtccgTGGTGAACTAGCTACAGCTTGTGACATGTAGGCTACTTTCCAGCTAGCTGCCCTATGCGTTGTTAAAAGCAGCACATTTCCTGCAAGAGATCTTGAAAATTCGTTACTAGTACTTGTTACAACTTCATTTGTAGACAGCTCAATGTATTTACACTTGATACATTCACCTAGCTAGTACGACAGTAGCCCTATATCGTGTTGAATTCTCAGCTTGTGTGTGTAGCGTTGCTAAATCCACTAACCTGTGGGTTGTCAGACGCTCTGTTACCATAACTAAAACTTGGACATTGGCTGAGGAGGTTTCTGTTTCTTATACACACAGGGGGCAATTTCCTTTGTCGAGTAAAGGACCGAATGATTTCTGAACATCGAGAGAGTAAAAAATATTTAGCTACGGAGGTCGCCATGTTGGATTAACCCTTTACGTCTCTTCTAGATGGGTTGCAAAGGGGAAGACAGTTTGGTTACAAACAGTCTTGATATTGCACAGCTAATGAAAATCGAACTAGCAAGAATGCAATTACACAGCGTAAATGTAGCTAGGACAACTGTCTATGATGGTGACAAAATGTTACGTTCAATCGAGATTTGAACTCCGATCGTTGGATTCAGAGTGCTAGTCATTGCGCCATACTTCGCTAATTGTATTGTATCTGTGAAAAAAAACACCATGTTCACAGTTTGCTGATGTTTAGGGTTGAGAGATGGCCTCACGTGATTATTTTCGTGCCCAATGATACGGTTAGTTCGAAAAAGGACatcaccccagatgggactcgaacccacaatccctggcttaggaggccagtgccttatccattaggccactggggctcGACAAAGGTGGTGGGAAAATGCGAATATAAATTAAAAGTACAAACTGTTAGCTATTGATGTTGAATGTACTAATAGTCTCCAATTAACGATTTCCATAAAGAATGGAAATTGTAGACTTTTTCCCGAACTGCGTAACCATTTTTACCAAGGAAAACGAGAGttcacaatccctggcttaggaggccagtgccttatccattaggccactggggctcGACAAAGGTGGTGGGAAAATGCGAATATAAATTAAAAGTACAAACTGTTAGCTATTGATGTTGAATGTACTAATAGTCTCCAATTAACGATTTCCATAAAGAATGGAAATTGTAGACTTTTTCCCGAACTGCGTAACAATTTTTACCAAGGAAAACGAGAGTTGGCTAAACCTTTTCAGGTTTTCCCGTGGTAGCAATTTTTCTTAAGTCTCGAAATACACtaaattaccaaaagtatgtggacaccatgACATGCCGGCAACAAATGCTggcactacacatccaagtatatctgaccaaatgatGAAACACAAGCATTGCCATTTTAAATTCCGTGAAGTTAgtgtggaagaggtaaaaacaatggcaagccaccggggtctgacaacttggatggataattactgaggataatagcggacgatattgccactcctatttgccatattttcaatttaaACTTGCCAGAATATGTGTGCCCccaggcttggagggaagcaaaagtcattcctctacctaagaatagtaaagccccctttactgactCAAATatccaaccaatcagcctgttaccaaaccGTAGTAAACTTttagaaaaaattgtgtttgaacaGATACAAtcttattttacagtaaacagactttcagcacacttatagggaaggacatttcaacaagcacagcacttccagaaatgactgatgattggctgagagaaattgataaaaAGATTATGGGGGCTGTTTTATTAAACCgacttttgacattatcaatcatagtctgTTGCTGGAAAAAATTATGTGTTatagctttacaccccctgctatattgtggataaagagttacctgtctaacagaacacagagggtgttctttaatggaagcctccaacataaatccaggtagaatcaggaattgaTTCTTGATTTATAGGATCCTTCCCACTATATTATTGATATGTCAAGTTATCAATTAAAAGTTTATGGAAAAACTGCACTTTTCCTCAGGAAAAAGTTAATTAAATATTTTACAGCTTTAAtgtcatcaatcaaatcaaacttgatttatATAGCACATTTCTTACAACAAATGCATTTCATGGTTTTCAAAGTCATGTATGGAAAGGCATGTGGCATTTAACATCCTTCCTCTTAGCAGTTCTCTATAGGTGACCAGGGGATTCTCTCTAACACATGCGAATGCCTCCATGGAGCTCATAAGTGTAGCCACGCAGCCTAGTTGGGCGGTTCACAATATCAGCAGTATGGTGGAGGAAGCAAGCTGTGCCCAACCAGGTACATTCAGTGGAGGACCTGTACCCGGCCGAACACTACAACCCTCTGTCCCTAGAGCCCACAGAGGAGTGGTTAAAAGGAACCGTCTCTTGGGAAGGTTCAGTGGAATGGCATGACTCCTTGAACCTGAGCCAGAACAACCCCTTCCCTGTCATCCCTGTCTGTAACGGACATTATTAAAAAACAAGGGCAACTGGGGCATGCAGGCATCCTGTCTGGCATGGCACTGTGGATGGAGCAGCAGGAGGCTATATGGCAGGCACCAGTTGGACAGCACACCAACCCCAACTGGCACAACATTAGGAGAGGGAGGTTGACTGCTAGCAATTATGGAGCAGTGGTTAGGGCCAAGCTCATTTCTCCCTCGCTGCTAAAAAAGGGTCCACATATCAGAATGGATGGGGTGTTGTCTGTAAAGTGGGGCACAGATAACGAAGATGCATCAAGGCATTCAAAATGGCTACAGGGATGGATGTACATGAGCCAGGGCTTTGGGTCACTGGGTCTGGGATCCTGGGTGCCTCACCAGATGGTCTGGTTGGCACCACAGCAGTGATGGAAGTCAAGTGTCCCTATAGTGCAAGGGACCTTACCATTGAAGAGGCAGTGAAGTCAAAGGATTTCTATATCAAGGAGGGAGGGTATTATTGCCTCTGAAGACCAT
The sequence above is a segment of the Oncorhynchus kisutch isolate 150728-3 linkage group LG25, Okis_V2, whole genome shotgun sequence genome. Coding sequences within it:
- the mrpl58 gene encoding large ribosomal subunit protein mL62; this translates as MATSVAKYFLLSRCSEIIRSFTRQRKLPPVCIRNRNLLSQCPSFSYGNRASDNPQDGHVNIPVDRLTVSYSRSSGPGGQHVNKVSTKAEVRFHVYTADWIPEDVRQKIILNNKNRINKAGELLVTSEQSRSQQRNMGDCIQKISDIIAKATEKPHEPSAEDIALRASRLEKRNKERLKQKKLHSAVKHTRQVYFD